TTTGGCATGCTCGAAGGCGGTCTTCACCGCGACATTTCCGAATCCCTTGTCGAGCACCCGATCGTGGTAGGCATGCGCCAGTTCATGCAGCGCGAAGTTGGGCATCCGTTTGGTTTCGCGCTCGAAGGTGCGGATGTTCGTGAACTCGACCCCTTTGGCCATCGCCGGATTGCGCTGATTGTCGCGCAGCCAACCAGCGCCGGGATGATATTCGGCGCGAGGCTGAACCCCGGCGTACTCCGGTGAAAACCAGAGGGGAACTTTGCGGAGCTCGGCCACCGAGGCTGCCGGCACCACGCGCACGATCTCCTCGAGTTGCAGCTTCAGCAGCTCGAGTGCGCGCTCGGTCTCCTTCGGCTGTTTCTCGAGCAGTTGGTCGTTAATCAGAAGCGACCAACCGAGTATCGTTTTCCGCTGATGACCGGCGACAGCGGGCTGCCCGTCGGGGGGCGGAGCATCGTCGAGGGCCGCAGCCGTCGGCGCGAAAAATGGCGAAACAAGAAGGATAGCTGCGAGGAGCGCGAGCAGGGTCTTGGGCATGATGACTTGATCTAAGGGGTGTCGCAGGAGAGGAGTTTTGCGAGGAGGCTGCACGAACGAGTGGCGCTCGAAGTGAGGGGGCAGTGGAGCGTGCTGAGGATTGGCCAGTAGCGTGTACGCAGAAGTGTACTGCATGGAGATTCACGCGTCCGCAAAAAACCGTCCGCTTCTTCCCTCAAAAGGGTCGCGAAATTCGTTCAGGCACTATTTGCCTGCAGCTTTATGGGCAGCGGCTTGCTCGTCGTCGAGACGCGGCATTTTGAATTCGACGCTCGGCTGATGTTCGCGGAGCATGATGGCGTGCAGCTTGGCCACCACTTTAGGATGCTCGGCTGCCACGTTGGTCGACTCCGTCGGGTCCGCTTCCAGATCGTAGAGTTCGATCGCGAGCGGCTCTTTCCACTCGGCCAGTTTTTTCTTCCCGGTCGGCACAGGGCGCACCAGATTTTGGCGGACCGCTTTCCACTTCCCCGAGCGAACGAACTGCTGTCCTCCATAGCCCGGAAACTCGCGATACAAAAACTCGCGTGGGGCTTGCCAGTCGCCGCGCAGCGATGGCGAGAGATCGCGGCCATCTGCCTGCTCGGGAATCTTGGTCGACATTCCGGCGAGCGACAGCAGCGTCGGCATCCAATCTTCAAAACCACCGAGCGTGCTTGAGGTTGTTCCCGCTGGAACGACGCCCGGAAATTTCACGATCGTCGGAACCCGAATTCCCCCTTCGTAGACCGATCCTTTCCGTCCGCGCAGATCGAGCGCCGATTGAAAAAAGTCGGCATCGGTTCCCCCGAGCTTGTCGTAGAGAGGGCCGTTATCGGAACTGAAAACCACGATGGTGCGACGCTGTAAACCATACTTTTCAAGACGCTCGAGAATGCGCCCGATTTCGCGATCCATCCGTGTGATCATCGCGGCATAAGCGGCGCGCGGCGTGGGATGAGGCAAGTAGCCCCGCTCGCCGAGATAAGGGGTCTCGCTGAACTCACCGGCATACTCTTTCAGCGAATCTTCGGGAACCTGCAATGCGAGGTGAGGAACGGGCGAGGCATAGTAGAGGAAGAACGGTTTTTGATGATGCTCGTCGATGAACTTGAGCGCCTGCTCGCTGATGAGATCGGCCGCATAGTCGGGACCGCGATAGCGCTCGAAGGCTGCCGGATTTTGAGGATCGGCGTCGGCCGGAAACTTTTGATGCGCGGCGAATGGGGGGTTCTTCAGCAGCACCTTCTCGTCATTCGACCAGAGATGCTGAGGATAGTAGTTGTGCGCCTGCCGCTGGCAGTTGTAGCCAAAGAAACGATCGAACCCTTGCGCCAGCGGCTTGCCCGACGACTCGGGACCACCGAGCCCCCATTTGCCAAAAGCGCCGCAGACATAGCCCTCGAGCAAACCAGGCAGCGTGACCGTTCCTTCAGCGAGAGGATATTGACCTTCGGGCTGCGCTTCGCGGTTGTCGCGCACCTGCGAATGGCCGCTGTGAAGTCCCGTCAGCAGCACGCAGCGACTCGGCGCACAAACCGGCGCTCCGCTGTAGTGCTGGATCAGCCGCATTCCATCGCGCGCCAGGGTGTCGATGTGCGGAGTGCGTGTCTTCTTCTGACCAAAACAACCGACGTCGCCATACCCCAAATCATCGCACAGGATGAACACAATGTTGGGGGGCAACTCTTCCGCGCGCACCAGTGCCGTCGAGCCAATGAGCAGCAGAGCAGCGAGCCAAACGCCGGTCGATCGAACCATCGCACACCACCACATCACGTGTTGAACATCGGGCCAGTCACGACCGCCGTAGACTACTTCTTCTTCGGGCGAAATGCGACCAGCCGCGATTCGTCGGTCGTTAAAAACGGCCCTTCGAGCAGATCGATGCAGTACGGAATGGCGGGGAAAACAGCATCGAGACATTCGCGAATCGCGCGCGGCTGTCCAGGAAGATTCACGATCAGCGACTGGCCTCGAATGCCAGCCGTTTGACGCGACAGAATGGCGGTGGCCACCTTCGTGAGCGAAACGGCCCGCATCTGTTCCCCAAAGCCAGGGAGCATCTTGCTGCAAACATCGGCGGTCGCTTCGGGTGTGACATCGCGCACCGCCGGACCGGTTCCGCCGGTGGTCACAATCAAACAGCAGCGCTCGCGATCGGCGAGATCCGCAAGCGTTGCGGCGATCCCTGCACGCTCGTCGGGAATCACACGCGCGATCACCTCGAATGGGCTCGAAAGAACTTCTTTCAAATACTCGGCAATCGCAGGACCACCGAGGTCGGCATACTCCCCGCGCGAGGCCCGATCCGAAACGGTCACGACACCAATGCGGGCCAGCGATTCACCAGCGGCGGACATAGGCTCTCTCGTTTTTTCTAGTGCTCAGCAGCGCTGCCAATACCCAAAACGGCTCGCAAAGAACGGATGTCCCCAGGGTGCCACTGGCTTT
This window of the Pirellula staleyi DSM 6068 genome carries:
- a CDS encoding arylsulfatase → MVRSTGVWLAALLLIGSTALVRAEELPPNIVFILCDDLGYGDVGCFGQKKTRTPHIDTLARDGMRLIQHYSGAPVCAPSRCVLLTGLHSGHSQVRDNREAQPEGQYPLAEGTVTLPGLLEGYVCGAFGKWGLGGPESSGKPLAQGFDRFFGYNCQRQAHNYYPQHLWSNDEKVLLKNPPFAAHQKFPADADPQNPAAFERYRGPDYAADLISEQALKFIDEHHQKPFFLYYASPVPHLALQVPEDSLKEYAGEFSETPYLGERGYLPHPTPRAAYAAMITRMDREIGRILERLEKYGLQRRTIVVFSSDNGPLYDKLGGTDADFFQSALDLRGRKGSVYEGGIRVPTIVKFPGVVPAGTTSSTLGGFEDWMPTLLSLAGMSTKIPEQADGRDLSPSLRGDWQAPREFLYREFPGYGGQQFVRSGKWKAVRQNLVRPVPTGKKKLAEWKEPLAIELYDLEADPTESTNVAAEHPKVVAKLHAIMLREHQPSVEFKMPRLDDEQAAAHKAAGK
- the mog gene encoding molybdopterin adenylyltransferase; the encoded protein is MSAAGESLARIGVVTVSDRASRGEYADLGGPAIAEYLKEVLSSPFEVIARVIPDERAGIAATLADLADRERCCLIVTTGGTGPAVRDVTPEATADVCSKMLPGFGEQMRAVSLTKVATAILSRQTAGIRGQSLIVNLPGQPRAIRECLDAVFPAIPYCIDLLEGPFLTTDESRLVAFRPKKK